One Purpureocillium takamizusanense chromosome 1, complete sequence genomic window carries:
- a CDS encoding uncharacterized protein (EggNog:ENOG503PUA9) — protein MTDAHTSPSKGARDAPNAAPVDAQRPPPRRTSAPVINEAAIRALHGTTESLAARQGSYTDPVLGTYEEHSDFATVEGWRHHRETVDAHGAYHVVDIDLRRDGSIHVHKEDENPATGQSSVRDYEHSDNLGRRLSDMAGDGRGT, from the coding sequence ATGACAGATGCACACACAAGCCCTTCAAaaggcgcgcgcgacgcgccCAACGCAGCACCAGTGGATGCCCagcgtcctcctcctcgccgtacCAGCGCGCCCGTGATCAACGAGGCGGCCATCCGAGCGCTGCATGGCACAACGGAAtcgctcgcggcgcggcagggcTCGTACACGGACCCGGTGCTCGGGACGTACGAGGAGCACTCGGACTTTGCCACCGTGGAAGGCTGGCGGCATCACCGAGAGACAGTGGACGCGCATGGGGCGTACCACGTAGTCGACATTGACCTCaggcgcgacggcagcatccACGTGCACAAGGAAGACGAAAACCCGGCGACGGGACAGAGCTCGGTCAGGGACTATGAGCACAGTGATAACCtagggcggcggctgtcggacatggctggcgacggacgTGGCACTTGA
- the TAM41 gene encoding Mitochondrial translocator assembly and maintenance protein 41 (COG:S~EggNog:ENOG503NYI1~BUSCO:EOG09263B7X) — protein sequence MVVLELGLAMAARPIVSTIAIRTGPRLSPSRAQLIIRYRRLAQVGQPRWSSNFTSREDAPSSSPGSSSASPSSAPPSTATSTSSESFASGRKKKESAGGKFNLYGDDWEDSVDFAIKSFEDLPHRLFGVNQHMIINYELKEALRIMLRQFNAPIVYCFAYGSGVFPQEDTSGRSITEAEFRAVHPKPPEALVKAQKGSPKMIDFIFGVSHTQHWHSINMKQHRDHYSGIASLGSGFVSRVQSWGAGVYFNPYIEMNGMLIKYGVTSIDNLVKDLSTWDNLYLAGRLQKPVKILRDHPQVRLANQHNLIAAVRTALLLLPPDFTETQLYSTIAGLSYLGDPRMALPTENKNKVDNIVNNNVVHFRRLYAPLIKTLPNVAFTSPVRLDDEDWVLDPLADTKLQQDMDPVKRGNMVRRLPRSFQSRLYFQYQKKFHMPREEFNRMMEASSDDGSSIKRRQGGEFEQRIARDDPADLQHIVRQVIKQTVNWPSTTQSIKGLLMGGWGRTFRYLGEKYAKWKKGRKDAAAKKPEPQDQERASGHSSSEKKEE from the exons ATGGTCGttctcgagctcggcctcgca atggcggcgaggccgataGTCTCAACAATTGCCATTCGTACAGGCCCTAGGTTATCACCTTCGCGCGCGCAGTTGATAATCAGataccgccgcctcgcgcaagTCGGCCAGCCCCGATGGAGCTCAAACTTCACCTCCCGGGAAGATGCGCCGAGCTCTTCGCCCGGATCCTCGTCAGCTTCGCCGTCCTCCGCACCTCCATCCACAGCGACTAGTACGTCTTCCGAATCGTTCGCCTCTGGACGGAAGAAAAAAgagtcggcgggcggcaagtTCAACCTCTACGGCGACGACTGGGAGGACTCGGTCGACTTCGCTATCAAGTCCTTCGAAGACTTGCCTCATCGTCTGTTTGGCGTCAATCAGCACATGATTATAAACtacgagctcaaggaggcccTGCGCATCATGCTACGACAGTTCAATGCACCTATTGTGTACTGCTTCGCCTACGGCTCAGGTGTGTTCCCACAAGAGGACACGAGCGGCCGTAGCATCACCGAAGCCGAATTCCGCGCGGTGCATCCCAAGCCTCCCGAGGCCCTGGTCAAGGCACAAAAGGGTTCTCCCAAGATGATCGACTTTATATTTGGTGTGTCGCATACGCAACATTGGCACTCCATAAACATGAAGCAGCACCGGGACCACTACTCAGGCATCGCCTCCCTTGGCTCGGGATTCGTCTCGCGAGTGCAGAGCTGGGGCGCCGGCGTCTATTTCAACCCTTATATCGAAATGAACGGTATGCTTATCAAGTACGGTGTCACCAGCATCGACAACCTCGTCAAGGACCTCTCCACATGGGATAACCTGTATCTGGCGGGCCGCCTTCAAAAACCCGTCAAGATTCTGCGCGACCACCCACAGGTTCGCCTCGCCAATCAACACAACCTCATCGCCGCTGTTCGCACCGctctcctcctgctcccgCCAGACTTCACCGAGACGCAGCTCTACAGCACCATCGCGGGGCTCAGCTACCTCGGCGACCCGCGCATGGCCCTGCCGACGGAGAATAAGAACAAGGTTGACAATATTGTCAACAACAACGTCGTCCATTTCCGCCGACTCTACGCACCTCTGATCAAGACGCTCCCCAACGTAGCTTTTACTAGCCCGGTCCGtctcgacgatgaggactGGGTACTTGACCCCTTGGCCGACACCAAGCTTCAACAGGATATGGACCCCGTCAAGCGCGGCAACATGGTCAGGCGCCTACCTCGCAGCTTCCAATCCCGTCTTTACTTCCAATACCAGAAGAAGTTTCACATGCCTCGCGAGGAGTTCAACCGCATGATGGAAGCATcgtccgacgacggcagctccATCAAGCGTCGACAGGGCGGTGAGTTCGAACAGCGCATCGCACGCGATGACCCAGCGGACCTGCAACATATCGTGCGCCAGGTTATCAAGCAGACGGTCAACTGGCCGAGCACGACGCAGAGCATCAAGGGCCTGCTTATGGGCGGCTGGGGCCGTACTTTCAGATACCTGGGCGAAAAGTACGCCAAGTGGAAAAAGGGCCGCAAAGATGCCGCGGCTAAGAAACCGGAGCCTCAGGACCAAGAAAGGGCCAGtggccacagcagcagcgagaagaaggaagagtAA